The genomic segment GAGCAAAGGAGAGACCGTGGCTGGCTGTGGCCCCCTAAAGATGGCTGCACTGAGACTGTGTCAGGGCACTTGGAAAGGACAGGTGGCAGAAGGTGAGtggccctgggccctgggccaTCCCAGAGGGTTCCCCAAAGTACAACCGATCTGAATGGAAGCAGGCAGGCGGCAGACCAGCCCTGTGGGCCACCGCAGCCACCTGGACACAGCTCCCGTGGACCTAGGACTGGGCTGAAGGCCACAGTGTGACATCGGGGAGTAGTTCAGACCCACAGAGTCCAAAATACCCTGCAGCAATCCAGGCTGAATCCAGGGGCTTTCCTGGAGGAGGGTTTTGTAGCAACTGGAGAACAAGAGTCTCAGAGAAGGGCAGGCGGGCTCTGCCCCTGGGAAGCAAGGAGCCTGCGGCTGGCCGATGGGCTCCAGACTCCACCGGAGCAGAGGCTTGAGCGGTTCAGCCTGAGGTCACTGGACCCTGACCTGAGTGCCTCAGCCTGACCAGAGACACAAGGCATCTCCTAAATCTGAGAAGGACTAGTAGGCCAGAAGGGCCAGTGAGGAGCGCTTCCCATCTGTCCTCACTGGCAACAGATGGGAGGGCACCAGAGAAGGGGTGGGCCGGGGACAGGACAGGCCTATAGGAGGCCCAGGAGGTCCCATGGAGACCCTGAACCTGCCTTAGACAGGGTGCAGAAAGAGGCTGACCTCAGAGACCCTGGGACCCAGGGTCACTGATAGGGGGCTGAGGTCCAGGAATGCCGCCACAGGGCCCCGCCTCTCTGTATCCTGGGCGTGAGAGGCCACAGCAGCAGAAAATAGTGCGTAACAGAAAGGTGTCTAGGATGTGGGGAAGGGAGGTCATTGGGCCCCCAACCCATCAGATGGGCGTGGTGTCCAGATGCACAGTGACCCTGGAATTGATTTCCCTGCTGGCCCCCTCTCTCTGCAGACccccttcttttttcccttgacCGCAGGCAGTGACCCCCCACCCGCCCCCGTCCACTAAGCCTTGGCCCCATGAGGGGGTCTCCCCGTGGGAAGGGAAATGGCGAAACGGGCAGCGGGGGTCGTGGCCACGCAACGTGGGAGGAATACGACAGAACATAGACTGTGGCCCCATAgctttaaataagaaatttattgCAAATATAGAAATTGATTCTCTCCATACAGGAATCTCCGAGTTGAGGAAAACAATTTCGTGCCATTCAGTTTTAAAACAGGAaattgaggggagggagaggcagatacagggaagagaaaagaaagttaacCCCCccctgaaaaaaaagagaagaaaaggagagggtTCAAGGCCCTCAGAGGAAGGAAAGGTCCGTACACAGCAAGGGTTCACAGGTTCAGAGCCCAGGACCGGAGCCCAGCTCTGCAGGACCCAAACCAGGTGCCCAACCACAGCCGACTTGGGGGCTGGCGGcttgggagagagggagggagggagggaaggacggacggtgggagggagggagggacggtgGGAGGGCTGGGTGGCGGACACTCTAGGAACTCCATTCGCCTGCCCAGCCCTGTGCTGGGTGGAGTggcagagggggaggaggaaggaggcccAGACCATCCTGCCCACCCTACTGgaccccttcctctccctcccgcTCTGCAGGACTGCCTGACCTTTAGTGAGGGCCGAGGCTGCCTCCAGAGGCAAGCAGTGTGCACCCGGGTTCTGTCTTAGAGGCGGAAGGACCCAGGGTCAGGGAAGGAGTGTGTCAGGACAGGATCTGAGCCTGAGGGTAAGAGGAGGGCCCCTCTCCTGGAGCTCAGCCACCTCTGGAGCAGCCACCTCATCAGAGAGGAGAGATGGCAGTAAGGTGGGGCATCCTTCACACCGCTTCCATGGGCCAAGTAAGCCCCTCAGGGCCATGCTCATGGAGACGGGACCCTGCTGGGCCTGGAATGGGCAGAGGCAGAGTGGTAGGGGATGGAGGTGGTGCTTGGGGGACAGGCACCCACTGCAACTCCATTCCCTCCAGGCTCGTCTTCACACCTGCCCACCCATCCTTCTGGCTCCTCTGGTCATTCAGAGCTTGGGCCCGTCCCCCCCATCCCCCCCATCCCACAGGGGATGTTCCCTGACCACCCTtggccctcccctccccatcaCCCTATTTTAATTCTCTGCAAGGCACCAGTCACCAGGGAGCTTTGTGTCTGTCCCTTCCCTGCACTTAGACCCCTCAGAAGTGGGGACCTGTCACTGCTGTCCCTAATTCCCGATGCCATCCTGGCCTTAGCACTGTCACTGCCAGGTTTCTTGACTCTaagtttccttccctctccttttcttctctgcaaTTCTGTCTCCCCCTCTGTTAAATTTCcagggggtgggtggggcaggcAACCAACTTCCAGTTGAGAACATGGTGACTTTCCGCCAGCCCGACACTCCATGCTGCTGCTGCCCCAGCCCTGCTGCCTCTCAGGGGCGATCCAGGCCCTGCCTTCCCAAGTGAGTCTTTTTATTCCCACCCTCCTTACTGCCCTGACGGCCCTTTTCCCAGACCTACCCCCACAGGCTTTCCACACTGCCTGGGAGGGGAGCGCAAGGGAGGGATCGTTGGTAGGCAGACAGAGACGATTCTTGCTGAGGGAAGAAGTGAGGCTGTAAGGCCGGGGCCTGTGAAGAGGTGTCCCCACCACCTAGGCTTTCTTGCCTTCCTGCCGGCCTTCATGTTTTGCTTCTAGAAGGCCGTGAGCTCCAACAGAGGGCTGGCCGCACCAGCTGTGCCCTTCAGGAGGGAGCAGACCCATCCCTACTTCCCACAAACAGCTCCAGAGGTAAGTCTCCAATAGGTACCAGGGATGGACAAGCCCAGGTGTGACCTCGTTCGGGCCCAAGGCAGGAGACCTCCCTGCAGAGGTCCAGGGCGCTGCACTCACATGTCCTCCAGCCAGCTCAGCTCACCCCTCACACTGCCGGGGCCcgtctcccctccctccctggggCTCCCTGTCCTCCTCTCCTGGGTGTCTGTCCCCCGGCCTGCCCCAGCTCAACCGTGCTCATCACCATCACAAACCCAAACCTGGACCAGACTCCAAGATGTCAGCGTTCAAGTTGTTTGTGAATCCTTCCCTCCCGCCTGGGAAAAACTCATCCTGAGCAGGAGGCGGGACACAGATGCAGGCCAGCCTCCAGGTGGGTAAGCCCTCTTCTAACTGAAAAGTTAGGGTCTGGCCTGGCCGGGGAGGCCAGAGTCCTGACGCTTAGACTCTGCTCTGCCTCACAAAGGACCACATGAACTGAGTCGTCAGGGCCAGTCCCCTCCCAGAGTTTCAGGGTCCTGCTCTCCAGATGGATCCCTGTCCTTGCAGTCGGAGCGTCTGAGGTTTTGATAGCTATCTTCAGGCAGGAAGGATGGGGAAATGGCAAGGACAGGCGCTCACTCCTACTGCCGGGAACCCTCCCTGAGGCCCACCCAGGCGGGCTCCTTCTTCCCATGGTTCCTTTCTCAAAGCCCCCAGCCCCTCCATGAAGTCCCTCACAAAGCCCTAAGTTCCTGGCCTCCTATACTGAGCAGTGTAACCGACCCTCCACCGCAGCTGGCCGGCCAAGTCACCAGGCCCCTGTCTGAGAGCCCTgacttcctcatctgcaaaatgggaacaaGCAGGACGGACGGACAGTCCCTTCCACCTGGACATGGTGCCTCACGGAGGCTTCCCTGGGGCTGCCCTCCCTGGcatggaggaggggaaggaactGGGGAAAAGGGAGGTGGCAGTGGGGagatggaagaaggaagggaggtggCACTTGCAGGCCCAATGCCCAGAGAGGCAAGAGGTGGTGTGGGGCAGGGCTGTGTCTCGGTGGCACCTGTTTTGGGTCTGTTTGCAGAGCTGACCCCTCCCTGGGTTTCAAGAGCTGCTCGTCAGATCACAACAGACGCATGTGGGAAAGGAGGGTGtcagggagggggcaggggagtCTGGACAAACTGGCACATACACGACAGATGTTTGCtcagaaaaatacagtaaaatcgTCATGCAAATAGAATGGGGAGTCTGCTTGCTCACACCCCTGGTTTCTCTGCCTGCTGGCTGTTGTCAGTTGTGCCAACTGGGTGTGAGGAGGGGTTGGGGCAGGTTTGGGGGGCCGGGGAAGGGAGGTCTGCTCCAAGTGTCCATGCCACCCCCTCCCCTCCTTGCCCCAGGGAGAACAGTCTTTTCTTTGCAAATGTCACCCCCAAAGTGAGCCCTGGGTTTCATTCACCCCACAGTTGGGATGAGAGAGGTGCTGAGCTGAGCCTGAGCCTCCCAGCCCTCCGCTATCCCCCTGGACCCCTTGCCCCCAGTAGGAAGACGGTTGGGGCCCCCCAGGGATGGCACTCACTTTCCCAGTCAGTCCCTCCAAACCAACACTGCCTGGCTTGTCCCACCCCAGCCCCTACCCTCACCCCTCAGTCATACTATCCGAATCTCAGGAAACCCATGTGGGCCACAGCCCCAAAGTTAGGGGTCTCTGGCAGGAACGTGGGGAGAGCCGAGGCCCCCCTCccatgctgaggtgggtgggagccGAGGGGCACGTCGCCAGGTGGGCAAAGTTGCTAGTACAGGCTTCCCCACGCCCCACCGGCCCAGCTCCCACCCAGAGGTGAAGGATGATGGACTCCGCCCCTCAGCATCCCGACTGGTTAAGACCCCAGTCTCAGGACCCCAGATTTGCCTCTCAAGAGTTGGCCCCAGGAGCTcccaccaggctggtcttcccTTACCACCCTCACCACCAACTGCCACCACCCACACAGACAGAGAACCCCAGAGCACAACGGTCACTCTGGGCACCAACTGCCAGGCACAGGGTTACCATGGCGACAGAGGATGGCTGGGAGGGGGCGGGGTGCCAGGAACCCAgcctgctccccacccctcccagaTCAGCAGGGTGCCTCACTGTTTGTGCTTTGTTTGATGTTGGGTGGGGGTCAGAAAGAGGGGAGTGGCCATTGCCATGGAAACATGGGAGCCTCGCCAGCCAGGGGGCAGGCTGCGAAGAGCAGCCAAGAGGGGGTGGGTGAGAAAGCCCTCCTTCCCTGGCCGGCTGAGACAGGAGCAAAGATTCCACGATGGGGTCAGGCAGGTGGGGATGCAGGCCACAGGGACACACAGGATGTCCCCACGACACCTCCTGCCTGCAGCCCCCCCAGGCATCACAGTGCACCGCTGTACTTCTGCGGTGGGCGGGGGTCTCGGAGGACCAGAGAAGCTGGGTGGGGGCTGCACCTGAGATGTCCTGGGAGCCGGCCTGCCGCCACACACTCCACTCCTCCCAGGCCACACGGAAGACACTTGAAGTGGGCTGGTGGAATGTCGCCCTGCCTCGGCTCCTTTCCCATCAACAGGACCCTCTCCCTTCTGACCGGTGCTAGCATAGGGGACAAGAGCACCCCCAGGATTCTGAATCACAGCTGCACGCTCTGGCGGCACTGCCATGTGGCTTTCTAGGAAGAAAAAGCACCTGCCTGACTCGAAAGTCCCTCAGCCCCAAGGGACCACAGGTTGGAAGGGGGTGTTGGAGGCTGGGCACGGGGTAGGCGGGGTCCCACAAGGCAGCTGCGGGGTGGGGGGGTTAGAAGCACTGGGCTGGGAAGTTGAGGGACTTGAGGCTAAGCTGCTATGCGACCCTAGGGTTGTCAACtcccctctccaggcctcagtttccccctctctCTAAAGTGGAAGGAGACAATGCCCAATGCCTGTCTAATGCTAAATCTTCAAGAGACCTGACCCCCAGCTTGGGAGGAGAGCCTCCCTCTGCCCCAGAGGGGCTTCAGTCTCTCTCTACCCTGGCCTTCCTGGTCCACACACCTGTTTCTAGCCCCAGACCCCCAGACCCCACACCCTCTCttggcttccttcctccccccgcCGGCCCCCGGCCCTGCACCCCCAGCAGAGTCCCTGGGCAGCACAGTAAAGACGACTGGTTTCGGTATCAGTTTGTAAACTTTAAGGAAGATGTGTCTTTGTTTTCCTGTCCGTTATTGTCGGATGTTGTTTTGTTCACAGTCGGGTGGtggtcaggtgtgtgtgtgtgtgcgtgcgtgcgggTCTGCATGTGCGTCCTTCCTGGGCCTCAGCCCCCGAGTCTGCTTCCCCACCCTGGCCGCCCGGACCCTTCCCCCAGAGGGCCCCCAGCCCTCTGGCTCCGACCTCACCAGGGAGGAGGGGGTCACAGCTTCTGCTGGGCCGAGACCCCCTTCCAGTAATCAAGGATGTCGTGCAGATCCTCGTCCTTGGCGAACTGGACCTTCTTGCGCAGGGCGTGGCCAGCGGCCATGTACACCTCCTCCCGGTGGTGCTTCTTGTAGGGCCGGAAGCGCTCCCAGATCTTGTGCGTGCTCTCAGATGAGTACTCGGGGCTGGAGGAGTACCCTGAGTAGTAATGTCTGGGGGAGAGCTGTGAGTAGGTGGAGTCACGCTTGGAGCGGGTCAGCGGCTTGAGGAAGGACACGCGCTGGCTCAGGCTGTCGGCGCCCTCCTCGTAGTAGAGGGCGGGGAAGCTGTGCCGGTGCTCGCTGCAGTGGTAGGCCGGCTTCACCTCCAGGTGGTGGATGCCCCCGCCCCCACTGCTGCCCCCGCCGCTGCCTGCTGGCACCAGTGGGAGCCGGTCCAGTGGGCTGTTGAGAGGGCTGCCCTTCTCTATATACTTGGAGTCGCCCTTGGCCAGCCCCGTGGCGGCCGGATGGTCGGGCACGTCCAGGCTAAAGACCTTGGCGCTCTTGATGGAACCACTGGAAGACACGCTGCAGGTCTTGCGGGTCACGGCCGCGTCGGCGCTCAGCTGGCGCTGTAGCGGGTGGTGGGAGCTCTCCTTgtagggaggggaaaggaagctGGGCCGCTCCAGTGGCCCCGGGACAGTGGCCTGGGAGGCGGCAGCAGCCGCAGGGAGGGACTGGCACTCGAAGGCCAGCTCGGGATCCCCACCACTGCTGCCGCCTCCCAGGAAAGAGGCCGAGTCCAGCTTGAGGGCGTCGATGCAGTTGTTGATAATCTGGTTGACCTTGTCCACCTCCTTGGCAATGGTGGAGATCTCCGCAGCCGAGCCCTGGCCATTCTCCAGGTCCGGGAGGTCATCCTCGGGCCGAGCCAGGCCGTCCCCGCCAGCCCCTGTGCGCACCTCGATATAGTTGCCCTTGGTGGCCACCTTGGGCGTGTCCAGCCCGGCCTCCAAGCCCTTGGCGGTGGGCAGCTTCTCCCCAATCATGGAGGGGATGGAGGCCATGCGAGACACAGGCAGCACGGGGGGCTCGCCCAGCTTCTGGGCGGCATGCACGATGGAGCCGGCATCCACGTCGGCCCCGTACCGCATTTCCAGGATGGTTTTCTTGACGTTGACGGACTTCTGCTTCTCCTCCTGCATGCGACGCTTACGCAGGCAGTAGTACACGGCCCCCAGCACGATGACCATGCCGAAGAGGCAGCCCAGGATGGTCATGATGTAGTGGGTGGTGGTGGAGGTTTTGGGTGCCAAGTCGCCGGGGACGGGGTCCCGCGTGGTGAAGGTCAGGCAGGTGTGGTTGAAGCGGCGGCTGTTGCGCAGAGAGGTCACGCAGAAGGTGTACTCAGTGTGTGCCCGCAGCTTGTCCAGCGTCACGATCTCCTTCTTGTTCTTGAGGGTCATGACGTCGGAGAAGTAGCTGTTGTTGTACTGCACCAGGACGTACATCTTGCTGTAGGGGTGTGGGATGGTGACCACCAGGGTGGCCGAGGTGAAGGTGACGTGGTGCAGCTTGATGGCGGGCCCCGCAGACGCATCCGTGGTGGATGAGGCCGGTGGCTCCACCGAGAGGATCTCGTCGGGGTTGAAGCCCGAGTTCTCGTCTGGCTCCCTCTGGGCGTCGGTGGAGTAGGGCGTGGGGTGGCTCACGGGCCGGGCGGGCAGCGAGCCGTTCCGGCACTTGGCCTGGAGCACGGTGATGGCGTTGAGGCTGTGGTAGGGCCGGGGCACCAGCAGCGGGTAGCCGGCAAACTCCCGCGGAGACTCGCACTGCAGGCGGTCGTAGTTCTTGGTGACATTGTTGAAGACCACCAGCCAGGCCAGGAAGCCGAAGAGGTCGCACTCACAGTTGAAGGGGTTGCCGGCCAGCTCACACACCATCAGGCTGGCAAGGCTGGCAAAGGTGGCGCCATCCAGGCGGCTGAGGCGGTTGGAGGATAGGTCGATGCTGATGAGGCTGGGGCACTCAGAGAAGGCGGTAGGCGTCACCACCTCGATGAGGTTGTGCTGGACAAAGAGGAACTGCAGGCGGCTCATGCCCCGCAGCATGCCCTCTGTCAGGTTGCTGAGCTTGTTGTAGCCCAGCTGCAGGACCTGCAGGCTCGACTGGCCCAGGAAGGCACCGTCCTCGATGTAGGAGATCTCGTTCTTGGTGAGGTTGAGGTCGGTGAGGTTCCCGAAGCGGTTGAGGGAGGAGTAGAGCACGGCTTTGAGCTTGTTCTCGTTGAGCCGCAGGTCATGCACGGTGCTGTTGATGTGCTGTGGGATAGTCTCGTAGGGTGGCTGGTTCTGGCTGCAGATGGCCAGCCACACGTAGCCTTTGTCGCCCTCAATGAGCCAGCAGTCAGCGCGCACGGCGCCGGGCTGGCACACGCACAGCAGTGCCGCTGCACACAGCCCCAGGCGCAGCATGGCGCAGGCCTGGAGTTAGGGGCAGGGCGAGGTGTTGGGGGGGTGGTGCCTAGCGGCCAGAGGCTGGAGCTGGCAGTACAGTCCTTCCTGGGGCCGCCACCATCTTGGGGGCGACCCCCAGCACGGGGGCCCCAAGCAAGGTGGGTACAGCTAGTGCCAACTGCTGGGGGCCTTCTGGGGTGCTACGGCAGGCACTAGGCCTGGCTGGGGTTAAGGGTGGGGGCCCCACAGCCTGCCCCCCCGCACAGCGTGGCTCCTTGTCTCTTGCTGAGAAGGTATACAGGTTCTCAGGGATTGACCTCCtctcattcctcctcctcctcttcctccttggcTTCAGGCTCAGAACTTCAGACGATTCCCATAGGCGGCTGGAGAGCGCACACTGAGTGGGGAGTGAGAGAGACGGGGGCAGGAAGGAAGAGACCCATCTGCACCTGGTTCCTGAAAGGCAGCATGGAGAGCAGGTGACAGATCAGTGTGAGGGCTCAGAGCAGCCCCGTCAAGCTCCAGCACaggctccccccgcccccccatcCCCCCATCCCTTCTCCACACCTCGTCCCAGGGCCTCTGTGCCAGCAAGCACTCTAGGGTCCCTGTTATACCCAAGAAGCCAGGCTTGGTGGGTGGCAAAAGGCAAGAGGGGGCCCAGGGCCTGGGATGGAGGGAGACAGAAGAATAGGGGGAGTAGGGGCAGAGTCTGAGGACTGTGGGCACAGAAGGGACACTGGAGAGGAACAGGTGGGCACAGGTGCGGGCACACCCCTCCCCAGCACACTGGAGGACACGCTCATCCCCCACCCTGCACAGAGACCCACATGCCCCCATCTAAGCCAGACCTCCACATCATGCACACGTCCACagctacaaacacacacacacaagcacacctATGATCTGCACAGGACAAGCAGGCCCCTATGCACATGTGTCCACCGATCCAAGCAGGCACCACTGGACCCAGATAAAGAATTAAGAAGCTCAGCAACATGCCTTCTTTCCTCCATGCCCAAAAGATAAATAATTCATTTGTTGTGTAACTGCTCTTGTTCCAAAAATAATTCCCTTGTCTCAGCTTCCATGGGGGAGGGGGAGCAGAACGTCACAGCTGTGATGCCCCCCAAGCAGGGTACGCAGAAGCCAGGGTCTCCCACTGTGGGAGAGTGTGGGGAGAGCTCATCCCACAGGCAGAGCAGCACCAAGGGAAAGAAAGGCAAGCCTCGGGGAGGCCAGAGACACCCCCAGATCATCTCCCCTCCCCTGGGGCATCTTGATCCTTGGGAGGGGGCCAGCCCTCTGGAATAGTATGGCTGAGGCCCGGCTCCCCTTCCATGGCTGGAGAgtcagaggcccagagagggacagGGAGTTACTCCAAGTAACACAGCACAGCCTGGACCAGGATCAAGGCTCCCGAGGCGCTAAGCCAGGAGTCAGGAGGCCTAGCACCCCATCTATCTACCCAGCCCAATTAGCTAGGCAGACCACAACATCTGAGTCTATCTCCACATCTAACAAAGTGGTCCCTTTCCGGCCCATCTGATGGGAGAGAAGAAGCCGAGGACTAATGCTGCCCATTTCCAAGATGCAGAAGGGCAGGGAAGGCGGCCCAGGGGTCACAGCAATAGGCCATCAGGATCAACCCTCACTCTCtaagtggggaaactgagtcccagaccCAGGAAAGACTTGGCCAGGTTGCCCAGCAGGCTGGACACAGCCCTTTAGACAGACCCCAGTGCCAGCTCCCACCCTGTGCTCTCAACTATGGAAAAAGCCCagttctccctccctctgccctggGCAGGGGCCAGGGATGTGAAGATTAGATCTCAGAAATCCAGAAATTTGGACACAAAAAGCCAGGGACTGTTCACGGGAGCCACCTctacctccctctcctcctcctcctcctgggaaaGTCCAGGAAAGGGTACTTTAAAACAATGTCTAAGTCTTTGCCATTAAAGCAAAACCAATTTACAGCCCTGAGCCCCAGAGGGCAggaacagagaaaagggaaatgggCGTGGGGCGGGGGTTAATTACACAGGAAGTCCCAGGCAGGCCAATTTTGGTTGGGATGGTGAAAGGTGAACAGGGAGTCCACAGGGCCCGCTAGACTAAAGGCTGATGCTACATCAGAGGCCGTGATGATCGGGACCTCTGAGGCCAGCCTCACACCTCCCCAGTCCCTGCAGGACCAGCCTGGGGGTGCCACAAGGCAGCCAGGCAGGAAGGGGTGCCCAGGCAGCAGACAGCAGCTCTGTTCTTGGCTGTGCTATGCAAAGGTCTCAGGGCTAGAGAGACCTTGGTCCCCATCCAGCACAGCCACTGGCTCCTGGGGGACTCCAGGCCAGTTCTGcccctctctaagcctcagtttcccctcccaGAGGTAGCAAGGTTGTACTGGAGGAGGCTGAGTCTCCATGCTTCCCACTTCAGAGATCCTTGAGCTGGCCTGTCAGAGAACCCTTGTCTGCTCCAATGTAGTCCCTCCTCCTCATCAGGGAATGTCTGGGGACTGCATTTGTATGCAGGTGCACACGCAGGTGGCTCAGAGTGCCGACGCAGGGGTGTGCTGACGTGTGCAAGCCAACGACGTGCAGGCAGCCGCGTGTGCATCAGCTTTGGGGCATGCGCTTGTGTGTGGAGGGGTGGGAAGGCACGTGTGCGGGACACATCGCAGGAAAGGCAGGGACCCATCTGTGTTACAGTTGGCATGTTTAAGTACGTGTGTGTTATGTGTTctacacgtgtatgtgtgtgcatctgtgccaCTCTGGCCCCTCTCCTCGCATCTGAGTTGCTCAAACCAGCATCCCCACAGCCAGGCCCAGGGCATTGGGCAAAGCCAGGCTGGTTGGAGACTCAGGAAAGCCAGACCTTGCCGAAGGATGCAAAGAGGCTGAGCGTGGAGGGGCGTGGGAAAACAGGCCCACATGGGTGGGGAGCTAGTCCTGCCCTAGCTCTTCCCAAACAGTCCAGGATGGACAGAGGCCCTTGGTGCCCCAACCCCAGGCACTCCAAGTTCTGCCCACCTAACCCTCAAGGTGACCTGCCCAtggtctctcctcttcctcccggtcTCCAGGATGACTTGGGCTGGGCCCGGCTCCCACCTGCCCCGTGACTCAGACGGAGCTGGGAGTAGGCTTCCATTACCCTGTCCCAGGTGCGTCAGCTGCCTGGTCCCCATCCTGGGCTGCCTGCCTGCCACCCATGGAGACCTGACGCAGCCACGAAGGGAAcagagaggctgaggccaagaaGCCACTGACAGCAGCACTTGGCCCCTGGCCCAGCTACTTACACACTCAAGGTGTGGGCGTCAGGGGCACTAGCCTGTCCTCTCAGGTCCAAGGCTGAGGGTCCAGTGGTCAAATGGGCAAGGTCGTGCCCTTCCCCTCTTTCCATGAGGGTGATCCTTCCACACATACTACAGGGGGACACGACAGCACCCCGCACACCCAGGTGGTGAGACAGGAAGAAGGGGGGCTGCAGTGGGGAGGGGGGACAGAGAAGAGTGGCAAAGCGAAAACATCCAGGCGGCCAAGCAGAGACCGacagaggaggggagaagaggaggaagcgCGTGTGAGACAGAGCACCGGTGGCAGTGAGCTATCTAGGTGATAGACGGGGGCGGCACAGGGGACAGGGACACAGATGACACCTGGTCTGCCTGAACCACGAAAATGCATCCTGTGACGAGCCCAGAGGGAGCAGGGAGCGGCAGGAACAGTGGTGGGAAGCAGAGGCCTTTTCTGCCCAGGGCCTTGGTGACACAGCCCAGGAGGGGTATGGCCATGCAGGCAAGCAGGCATGGGGGTGGCGTGCTCTAGCAAAGAGCATCTTCCCCTTCAGGCCCCAAGTGccccagtggtgcaatctcggctcactgaaacctctgcctcccgggttcaagcgattctcctgcctcagcctcccaagtagctgggattataggtgcctgccaccacacccggctaatttttgtctttttagtagagagtttcaccatgttggccagtctggtctcaaactcctgacctcgtgatccgcccccctcagcctcccaaagtgttgggattacaggcgtgagccactgtgcccagccaagcagCTCTCTTTAAGGGGTGTTCTCTCCTTCCACCACAGAAGAAACAGCTGCACAGCCAGGGTACATGTTATTGGGGGCTCCGGGTCTGCAGGTGCATGCTGTATGATGACCCCTCTCGTGGGGACATtcctgggcagagaggagagTCAGTGAGACCCTGCAGCACTCGCTGCTCTTGGGGCAGAGCTGGTGGTGCGGGGCTCTCAGTTCAGAACTAGGCAGGACCGCAGACCCCAGAGTCACTCAAAGCAAACgcctcccttctctgggcctcaggcaTAATAGGCTACCCAGTGATCCCACTGGTGTGTGCCCTTCCTGCCCGGGTACCCCAACATCCTGGGCCCCCCTCTGGAAGACAAATCAGAACTGGGAAGACAAGGAGTCCTGGCt from the Callithrix jacchus isolate 240 chromosome 1, calJac240_pri, whole genome shotgun sequence genome contains:
- the ELFN2 gene encoding protein phosphatase 1 regulatory subunit 29, yielding MLRLGLCAAALLCVCQPGAVRADCWLIEGDKGYVWLAICSQNQPPYETIPQHINSTVHDLRLNENKLKAVLYSSLNRFGNLTDLNLTKNEISYIEDGAFLGQSSLQVLQLGYNKLSNLTEGMLRGMSRLQFLFVQHNLIEVVTPTAFSECPSLISIDLSSNRLSRLDGATFASLASLMVCELAGNPFNCECDLFGFLAWLVVFNNVTKNYDRLQCESPREFAGYPLLVPRPYHSLNAITVLQAKCRNGSLPARPVSHPTPYSTDAQREPDENSGFNPDEILSVEPPASSTTDASAGPAIKLHHVTFTSATLVVTIPHPYSKMYVLVQYNNSYFSDVMTLKNKKEIVTLDKLRAHTEYTFCVTSLRNSRRFNHTCLTFTTRDPVPGDLAPKTSTTTHYIMTILGCLFGMVIVLGAVYYCLRKRRMQEEKQKSVNVKKTILEMRYGADVDAGSIVHAAQKLGEPPVLPVSRMASIPSMIGEKLPTAKGLEAGLDTPKVATKGNYIEVRTGAGGDGLARPEDDLPDLENGQGSAAEISTIAKEVDKVNQIINNCIDALKLDSASFLGGGSSGGDPELAFECQSLPAAAAASQATVPGPLERPSFLSPPYKESSHHPLQRQLSADAAVTRKTCSVSSSGSIKSAKVFSLDVPDHPAATGLAKGDSKYIEKGSPLNSPLDRLPLVPAGSGGGSSGGGGIHHLEVKPAYHCSEHRHSFPALYYEEGADSLSQRVSFLKPLTRSKRDSTYSQLSPRHYYSGYSSSPEYSSESTHKIWERFRPYKKHHREEVYMAAGHALRKKVQFAKDEDLHDILDYWKGVSAQQKL